A segment of the Bradyrhizobium barranii subsp. barranii genome:
TTCGGCATTGTCGTTGCTGCGCATCCTGCCTTGGCGCAGCAGGACGGCAGCGTTCTCACGACGCTGGAAAATTCGGTGACGACGGCCGCCAAGGGCTGGCAGACCGTCATGCAGGCGGCCAAGTCGTTGTTTTGGATCCTCGCTGGCATCGAGGTCGGGCTTGCCGCGGTCTGGCTCGCCATTCAGACCGCAACGCTTGACGCTTGGTTCGCCGAGATGGTGCGGCGGATCATGTTCATCGGCTTCTTCGCCTTCGTGCTCGACCAGGGACCGAGTTTCGCGAAAGCGGTCGTCGACAGCCTCTATCAGATCGGTGCTGGCGGCGGCTCGGCTTCGCCGGCGGATGTGTTCAACGCGGGTCTCAAGGTCGCCTCCGCGATGTCGCAGAACGCACAGTTCGGCCTATTCCACGACAATGCACTGGCGATCGCCTCGGTGTTCGCCATGGTGATCGTGGTGATCGCCTTCTCGCTGGTCGCGGCGATCTTCGTGGCTGTCATGGTCGAGATGTATGTTGGCCTGCTCGCCGGCATGATCATGCTCGGCCTCGGCGGCTCCTCCTTCACCAAGGATTTTGCCATTCGCTACCTAGTCTATGCTTTCTCGGTCGGCATGAAGCTCATGGCGCTGGTGATGATCGCCAAGATCGGCTCCGACGCCTTGCTAAACCTCGCCAACCAGACCGGCACCAGCAACGACGCGTTCGTCGGGACATTGGCGATCGGAGGCATCTCCGTCGTCGTCTTCATTATCTCGATGTACGTGCCGAGCATCGTCCAAGGCGTCGTGCAGGGCGTCTCCGTCGGTAGCGGCATGGAAGTGGTGAAGCATGGGGGACAGGCGGCGAGCTTCGCGGCCGGCAGCGCCGCCCTCGTCATGGGAGGCGCGCGGGCCGGGGCGGCCGGCTTCAGTTCCGCGCGTGCTGACGGCGCCTCGTTTGGCGCGGCCGCCCTCAAGGCGATGACGCAAGGCATCGGCACGGCGGGCGGCGCGCTCGCCTCCGCCACACGCGACCAGGCGATCGGCGCGCCGGGCTCCTTCGGCACCTCAACGCTTGGCCTCGCCAACGCCAAGCTCGATCAGCGGGTCGCCCAGCATCGCCTTGCCGATCTCGTTGTAGCCGAGCCGTCCCGCGCGGCCGGCCATGTTCTTGTACTCGGCGATCGTGAAGGGGCGGCCGTCCTCGCCGACGAACTCGTTCTCGAGAAGATGCTTGATTCTTAAACGGGGGCTGACTGACACTCTCTCCGCTCCTCGCCAGGTCGTCGATCCTCTTGTCCACGCGGCAGCGTAGTTGCCAGGCACGGATTTCCTGTCGGATTGCCTTCGTCGCGGCATTGCTGACACCGGGGCTGAAGTTGACGAAGTGCTTTCCCCAACGGTTCTTCGACCGGCGGGCGCGGAACGGGTGAGTAGGCCGGTGGGATTTCGCCACCAGCACCGGGTCACCGGAGGCGGTCGCCCGCCCCCCGGTCGGGTAGGATCGAGGCGCGTAGCGGGCTTCGCTGAACTGAGCGTAGGCGTCGAGGAAGGCGTTGGCGGCGCAATAGTCGACCTGTCCCACGTCGCTTTTCGAGGCCGAACTGTTGTCTGGCTAGACACCGGTTTACATCGACTCGAAAAAAACGCAAGCGCCGAAAGGCGGAAAGGTACTGGATATGTCTGTCGAAGTCGCCGCACACCTTGTGCGCATCCACATCAACCGGGAGGCCTTCGAATCGCCGGACCCGACCACCGGCGAGGCGCTCTATGCCTTGGCGGAAATCCCGGCGCATCAACGTCTCTACCGCGAGGTCGACGGCGACAAGGAGGACAAGCTGGTGCCGCGCGACGGCGAGCCCATCCACTTGAAGGAAGACGAGCATTTCTACAGTCAGAAGGTGTTCGACATCTTCGTCAACACGGACGAGCACCAGGTCGAGAAGAAGCACATCACCTACGCGCAGGTCGTCGAGCTCTATCTCGGCAGCGGCGGCAGTCCGTCGAACGAATACCTGGTGAAGTATTCCCACGGCCCGGCGGAAAACCCGAGCGGCACTTTGGCTCCTGGACAAAAGGTGGCGGTGAAAGATGGCATGCGCTTTAGGGTTGCCGGAACTGGCGAGTCGTAACCCCTTCGTCAGGGACCTCGAGGAGCTCGGTTACCACCTCGACTTCGTCGGCGGCTACTTCGTCATCTACCGCCTGCCCTACCTCGACGAGGAGGGCAGACTGAAGTACGGCGACTTGGCCAGCACCCTCGATCTCAATGGAGCGGTGATCGATCCGCCGACCAACAACCACCAGGTTTGGTGGCGGGGCACCCGGCCATTCGACCAGCAGAAGCGGCAGATCAGGCTCGGCGGCGGCGTCCATCAAGTAACGGTCGCCCCGGATCTGATCACCGATCAGTCGTTCTCATTCAAGCTGCAGGAGAACGGCACGAACCGAGACTACCGCTCGTTCGAGGAGAAGGTTCAGACCTATCTCGACGCGATCACGGCGCCGGCGATGGCGGCGTATCCGGAGGCGACGCCGCTAGGCGGGATCGCGGTGAAGGCCGCGGCCCAGGGCAGTCCGTTGCGCTTTCCCGACATGATGTCCTCGAGGTATCACATGAACGACGTCTCCTCGCTGCTCCGCGGCAAGCGCGTCGCCGTCATCGGCCTGGGCGGTACCGGCTCTTACATCCTCGATTTCGTCGCACGGACGCATCTCGATCGCATCTCGCTTTTCGACGACGACAAGGTGCACGTGCACACGATCTTCCGGATTCCAGGATTCATTCTTGATGCGATTGGCAGCTTCAAGGTGGACGCGCTGGCGCGCCAGTACGGCAACTGGCATTCGGGCATCGAGCCAGTGCCCGAGCGCATCACCTCGGCGAACATCGACTGCCTGGCCGGGTTCGATTTCGTGTTCGTGTCGGTCGACGACGGTCCGGCGCGCAAGCTGATCGTCGATTGGCTGAGCGCGCGGGGAATTCCCTACGTCGACTGCGGCATGGGGCTGGACCGGTCTCTGGTGGGTCTGAGCGGGTTCGTTCGCATCACCGGCACCGATCGCAATGCCTACGACGGCAACGTCGGAAGCGCGCGGCTGCCCATCGAGAACGCCAAGGAGAACGAGTATCGCAAGCAGGCGCAGATCACGGAGTTGAACGCGATGAACGCCGTCATGGCCGTGATCAGGTTCAAGCAGCATTTCAAGCTGCTCGATCGTCTCGACGAGGCGACGTCGTACATCTTCGATACTGCGACGATGGAGATGGAATAGAACGTATGGTCAGCTTCTCATACCGGGCCGTCGAGCGCCTGCCCAAGCAACTCGAACAGGGCGTCCTCTATCACTCTCCCGAATTCGAGGTCGCGGCGCTTTCCTGCGCCTGCGGCTGCGGGCATCGCGTCATGCTCCTGGTGCCCGACAGTCACCAGGTGTCGCAGCAGAACGGTTTCGCGACCGTGCGGCCGTCGATCTCGGTCTGTGACGCGCCCTGCAAGTCCCATTACATCATATCGTCCGGCCAAGTGCAGTGGCTCGCTGCGTTCTCGGACGCGATGGCCTCCACGACAATGCGCAGGCAGATCGCCCGCCATGTCGACCGCGAAGCCAGGCTGCAGACTTGGACGAGTTGGATCTGTATGGCCATTGCGAGGATGTTCGCGAAGGTCAGAGAGACGCTGGGTCTGTGAGATCGGGGCGCAGCCGCGATCTCACATCACGCCTAGGCTCGACCGAGGCGCCCTTGGTCGGCGGCGCCCGCCGACACCTGCACGGCTTTGTGCCCCGGTTGATGCTTGCCGACCGATTGGCGACAGGCACCTTGGCGAGTCGTCGAATTCTCTGGTCGCTCCTATATTGGGTCACGACCAATTCGATTTTCAGCGAGAGAACTCGCTGCAGGGCCGAGGAGGAGTTGTATGTCGGTAAAGGCGGTCTTTGTCGGCATTGATCGACATCGCAGTCTGGAAGTACCGGAGCTCGGCGGCGCGAAGCGCGACGCCACCGCGCTGTGGGCGCTGTTCACGGATTCAGTGCCGGGGCTCGCTTCCCGCCTCCTGCTCGACGAACAGGCCACGCTCCCAGATGTGCGGGATGCGATCGTCGGCACCCTGAATGCCGCTGACGTCGACGACATCGTGATCGTGAGCTTCGCCGGACACGGTTCTCCGGACGGCAGTCTGGTCCTGTATGACACCGAACCTTCCGATCTCGCCGGCACCGCGCTGTCGATGACCATGCTGGCCGAGGCGTTCCGGACGACGAAAGCCAAAGTCGTCCTCTGCATTCTGGATTGCTGCTTCAGCGGCCACGCTCCGGCCCGCGTGCTCGAGACCGCGGCCAGGCCACGCAGCGCCTTCGCCCTGACCGGCATCTTCGGCGAGGGCCGGATACTGCTCGCAGCCTGCGCGCCGACCGAGGCCGCATGGGAGCAGCCGGGCACCGGCCACGGACTTCTCACCTACGCCACCATCCAAGCGATGACCGGAAGCGCCGGCGCGCCCGTGAGCTTTCCCGCGGTGGCCGACGAAATCATACGCCTCGCACGCGTCGAGGCGACGCGGATCGGCGTGACGCAAACGCCGGCGTTTCTGGGTACCGTCCAAGGGGGACTTGCCTTCCCGGCGCTGGTGCGCGGAGCGAACTACGCTGCGGCGTTTCCGGCCGTACCGGTGCACCGGATCACGGGCTCGTTCGCGGAGCTCGCCGGCGCCGGTCTGCCGCAGGAGATCGTCGACCAGTGGACCGCGACGTTCCCGGCCGGCTTGAACGCGCTGCAGATCAAGGCGGTGAACGAATTCGGCGTGCTGGACGGCAAATCGCTGCTCGTCGTCGCTCCGACCAGCAGCGGCAAGACCCTCGTCGGCGAACTTGCCGCCATCCGCGCGGTCGCCGGCGGCAAGAAGGCCGTCTTTCTGCTGCCGTACCGCGCGCTGGTGAACGAAAAGTTCGAGGACTTCAGCGCACGCTTCGCGCCGGCCGGCCTTCGGGTCGTCCGCTGCAGCGGCGACGCCTCCGACGGCGTCGCACCGGTACTGAGCGGTCGGTACGACCTCGGCTTCTTCACCTATGAGATGTTCCTGAACCTTGCGCTTTCCTCGCCGCGCCTGCTCAACCAGCTCGGTCTGGTCGTGCTGGACGAAGGGCAGTTCATCACGGATCCCACGCGCGGCATCACCGTCGAACTGATCTTCGCACTGCTGCTCCGCGCGCGGCAACGAGGCGTCGATCCCCAATTGGTGGTCCTGTCCGCGGTCATCGGCAACCTCAACAGTTTCGACCGCTGGCTCGATCTACCATTGCTGACCTCGCGCAACCGTCCCGTTCCGCTGATCGAGGGCGTACTGGATCGGCGCGGCACTTTCCAGTTCGTCGATGTCGACGGCACCACGAAGACGGAGACCTTGATCCCGCCCGGGCACATCGTCCAACGCCGCGACAAGCCGAGTTCGCAGGACGTGATCGTGCCTCTCGCCAAGCAGTTGGTCGCCAAGGGCGAGAAGATCATCGTCTTCCGCAACACGCGTGGTCCGGCACAGGGGTGCGCGCGCTATCTGTCGAAGGAGCTTGGTCTCCGGCCCGCGACCGACGTCCTCTCCGCGTTGCCGACGCAGGATCTGACGGCCGCGTCGCAGGATTTGCGCAACTGCCTCGCAGGAGGCACCGCCTTCCACAACACGAATCTGCTACGGGCCGAACGCGAAGCCGTGGAGCGTGGATACCGCGCCTTGAACGGGCAGATCCACGTGCTCGCCGCCACCACCACGCTCGCCGCCGGCATCAACAGCCCGGCCTCGACGGTCATTCTCGCGGAGAACGAGTTCGTCGGCGAGGACGGCCGCCCCTTCACGATCGCCGAGTACAAGAACATGGCCGGCCGCGCGGGACGGCTCGGCTACAACGAGATCGGCAAGGCGATCATCCTCGCGGATACGCCGGTCGAGCGGGCGCAGCTATTCCAGAAATACGTGCTCGGCAGGCCGGAAGACGTCACTTCTTCGTTCCAGCAGCGCGACCTTCCGACCTGGATCCTCCGGCTGCTCAGCCAGGTCCGCGGCGTGCGCGCCGAAGAAATCCCTGGACTGCTCACCAATACGTTCGGCGGCTACTCCGCATCTCTGGCGAATCCGCACTGGATCCGGCAGGTCGAGAGCGACGTCGCATCGCTCGTCGACCGATTGCTGCAGGCCGGCCTTGCCGAGCGCGACGGCGACCTGATCCGTCTGACGCTGCTCGGTCGCGCCTGCGGATCCTCCTCGCTCGCCTTCGAGTCCAGCCTGCGCCTGATCGAGTTGATGCGTCAGTTGGACATCGCGCGCACGGACCCGGTCAGGGTGCTCGGGATCGTCCAGGTGCTTGCCGAGATGGACGCGATCTACACGCCCGTGATGAAACGCGGGCGCGCCGAGGGCATCCGCGCCAGCCAGGTCGGACAGCGCTTCGGGGCCGACATGGCGCACTTCCTGCAGCGCTATTGCGATGGCGAGTTCGAATTCCTGGCGAGGTGCAAGCGTGCCGTCATCCTGTACGACTGGATCGAAGGCGTCCCCGTCGACGAGATCGAGCGGCGCTACACGACGACCCCGTTCCAAGGCGCCGTCAGCTACGGCGACATCGCCCGCATAACGGACGGTGCCCGCTTCCATCTTCGATCGGCCCACCAGATTCTGTCTGCCCTTTTCCCTTCGCATCCCGACTTTCTGCTCGCGCTCGACGGGCTGCTGCGGCGTCTCGAGTTTGGTCTCCCGACGGACGCGCTTGGACTGATGAGACTGCCAGTGGCCCTGTCGCGCGGCCAGTACCTCGCGCTGGCGGCGACGGGCGCGCGGTCGGTCGATGCGGTCCTGTCTCTCGGCGCCGAGACGTTGATACGCTGCGTCGGGGATGCGGCCGCAGAGGCGATCGGCGTGATCGAGAAAGACGGGGCGTCGGCCTGATCGTCGGGGCACGATGCGGAACGCGGCGGGCGCTTTTTGGAACCCGAACCCTACCTTAGCACCGCATGTGTAAGAAATATGAAGCATATTTCTTACGCAGATTGACCCCTGTAAGAAATTTGATACATATTCCTTACATGAGGACCGCGACATGGCCAGCAGTACAGTAGCCCAGATCTATAATCGGATGAGCCACGATGCCCAGCCGAGCAAGGTATGGACCGCACGCGACTTCGCCGATACCGGCTCCCGGTCGGCCGTAGATGTCGCGCTCCATCGCCTCAGGAGCGACAACCGGATCCGACGCGTCGACCAGGGTCTCTACGACCTTCCGCGCACCAACCAGCTCACGAAGAAGATTTCCCCGCCCGACTACAGGTCGGTGATTCAGGCGGTCGCGCGACGGGACGGCGCCAAGGTGTTGGTCGACGGCATCACCGCCGCCAACAACCTGGGCTTCACCAACGCCGTGCCGGCCAAGGTGGTAGTGTGGACCGACGCGCGCGTGAAACCGATACATCTCGACAAGATGGTCATCGACTTCAAGAAGGTCGCGGCCAGCCGGCTTGTATGGGCGGACCGCCCGGCGGCTCAATTGGTACAGGCTCTGATCTGGCTGCGCGATGTTCTACCCTCGGACCACGACAAGATCGCGAAACGCCTCAAGGCTATCCTGAACGACGGCGATGACGGACAGCGCATGCGCAAGGACCTGCAGGACCACTTGGGCGATCTGCCGGACTGGCTCATTCCGCTGGTGAAGGATATCCTGAACGACGCGACGCCACCGGCTCCGCCACCGCTGGCTCGCACTCCGTGAGAGGCGATCATGAGCGACCTGCAGCAGATCATCCGGGCCAGCGCTGACGACCGCCGAGGTCTGTTCCAGACGACGGGACAACGCCTGTCGTGCGCACCGGAGAACGTCGAAAAGGATTTCTGGGTCTGCTGGACGCTCGATGCGCTCTACAACAGGGCGGGCATCGGGGAGCGCCTGCTGTTCAAGGGAGGCACTTCGCTTTCGAAGGCCTTCGATCTGATCCAGCGGTTTTCGGAAGACATCGACATCACGGTCATCCGCGACGACCTGCCGGGCGATCCGTTTCCCTCCGACGACGAACTGCGTGCCATGGGATCGAACAAGCGCAAGCGCCAGCTCGACGAGATCAAGGATCGCTGCAGCCGCTACATCCACGGCCCGTTCCAGGCCGCGCTCTGACCAAGTTTGCGGCCGCCGACCTCGAAGGGGTGAAGTTCAAGATCGAGCCGGATCCGGACGACCCCGACGAGCAGTCCATTCTCTTTCACTATCCGAGCGCGTTCACGGATTCCGACGAGGCGTACATCCGCCGCGTCGTGAAGATCGAGTCAGGAGCGAAATCGGCGCTCGATCCGCATGAGACCAAGACGATCGTTCCCTACTCCGCGTCGGACACAGATGGACTGGATCTCACCGTACCGAACGTGCTGACGATCAAGCCCGAGCGGACTTTTTGGGACGAGATCATCATTCTGCACGGACAGCGGCACTGGTTTCAGAACAGGGGCGAACTCTACAAGGACGGGCAGCGGCTGTCGCGGCACTACTACGACGTATTTCGCCTTCTCGCCTCCGAGCACGGCAACGCCGCGCTTGCGGATCTCGAGCTCGCGGATAGCTGCGTAGAGCACGCACGCCTCTACTTCGACCGCAAGCCTCTCGATCTCGACTTGGCGACGCCCGGAACGTTCGGCATCGTACCCGCCAACGGCATGCTCGATCCGTTGAAAGCGGATTACGAAAAGATGGCTGGCATGATCTTCGGCGACGTCCCGCCGTTCGACGACATCCTCGCTAAGATCGAGGCGGCCGAAGCGACATTGAACGCAGCGTGACCTGCTGCGCTCGCACTTCTCTCCGATGGCGCCGAAGCTCCTCCCGACGGCCTAGCCGACGGCAAATCCGTAGTCTGCACTTCGAGAGCGGCGGGCATTCATTGGACCGTGATCGCCCGCCGACGGATCGCCGAACGGTTGTCACCCGGCGCGCTTATGGTATCCAAGCGGCAAGAATTTGCTGCTGATTGACGTCAAGAACGGTTATCTCGCCCTTGAGCAACCGAAGGAGAAGGGGCTTAGCGCGCTCCTGTAGTCTACTCATCCATTCATTGTTGCACGCTCGGCAGACGACTTGAAGTCGCCGGCTCCGCAGATCACCGCCGACGGTTTTGCGGGTGAACTCGGAATGATGCTTATGAACCGTCGCCGAAAGATAGGAGTAGTTGACCGAGGTTTTTGGTATGTACCGCTTTAACCAGTCGGCCCAAACGTGCTCGCGTGTGGTGGGTTGAGACCCACAAAAGATGCAGTACTTGGAGGCGCGAGCCATGGCAAGAAAATCCAACGATCAATGTGATCCGACGTAAGCTAAACAGAACCCTTGCGGCCAAGCGATTTCTATTAGGTACTGGTGGAAGGGAAGCTCACCGACAGGCACTTCGCCTCCAAGATCCATTGCATTGACGACGAGATTTTCGAGTGGCTAGAGCGGCGTGAGTGCGAGACGAAGAGTGGGCACCAATGACTAAGGTGGTTTAATGGTCATCGGAGTCAGGGAAAATCACGCAGCTTTCCGGATGCATCAGAATGAGATATCCTCGCGGCAAAACACTGATCGGCCAAGTCTGCCGAGGTAGGTGACGTGCGCCTATTTGAGAGCCTGCCTCACTCATAGGCTGACTCGGCGTTGAATGTCACCGCGACGATCAAGATCGATCCCTCGCAGGGTCTGCAACGCCCGTACGAACGGTTCCAGAGCCCAAGCCGGGACGAACCCTTCGGGCTTCCAGACGCTCGACCCCACTCCCTGGAGATACAAATTGCTTTCGAACATCTCCTGATGTGCAGGAGCATCGAAGTGGTCCTTCCTGAAACCAGCGCAGATAACGCATCGTCCAGCCTTCTTGCGGGAGTTAGGTGCGTGCACTCTTGAGCATGAAGGCGCTCACCTGTTGGCGGTGGAACCGCAGCGTCCGCCACGCGGTCGCGGACGAGATCTCGCATCGCTTCGAGGCCTCCATTGGGAACCCGGGGCGGGCGCAGGAAAAAATCGGATGAAGACCAGCCGGGAAGTCGGGAAGAGCTTGAACTCCGTCGAGTCGCTTCGAAAAGCTGATCAATCAAATTAATGACAGAATCGCGATGCTCCTCCGACGAGCAAGGCTCGATCGCTTTGCTTGGAAGTTGAAGAGGAGGAACTCAGTTTGGATGGGCAGTTACAGGGGTTTATCGACGCGGTCGATCTGGCACGCGACGAGCGCTCCATTCGCAACGCGATCAAGAAGTTTGCTGTCTCATCCGGCTTCGATCGTTATGCCTACATCCATGTTCACGGCGACGATGCGGTTGTTTTCAGCGATTATCCTGCGGAGTGGTTGAGCCTTTATTTTGCAAAGCATTACACAACCATCGACCCCGTCGTGACGACCGCCAAGCGCACCATGCGGATGTTCGCCTGGTCAGCGGAGGAGCGCGAGCTGCGCAGGAGTTCGCGTGACATCAAGCAATTCTATTCCGAGGCAACTGACTTCGGCATCCGCTCCGGCGTTTCCGTTCCGATCAGGACAAGTTATGGCCGAACCGCGATGATCACACTCGCATCTGATCGGCAGCGGGTCGAGGTCCCGCCATGGGATCCGATGCAGGCGGCGCTGGCGCTCGCCTATATTCACGTTCGCCTCAGCCTGGCGTCTGGGTCGTCCTTCAAGACAGGGAACGTGACGCTGTCGACGCAGGAGGCGACCTCGCTCAGTTGGTCGTCACACGGCAAGTCAATGAATGTGATCGCGGACTTGCTTGGGATCAGGCCACGAACGGTCCAATTCTATCTGGACAATGCGCGCGACAAACTCGGCGCCAGCAATCTCCAGCAAGCCGTCCGTATCGCCATGGAGAAAAAGTTGATCTAGTCCACTGTGATACGTTACCGGACGACCCTGCTCTTCGATCAACGGCGACGCCCGGCCCAGAGTCGTTGCCATGACGATTATCCGGCGGGAACTTTGGGAACGTAGCCGAGGCGATCGATCAGGCTGTTGAGGACAAGCTGACGGGCCCGATGCTCGGTCTCCGCATGTTCATTGATTCGTTGGAGCTCCGCGCGGCGCTCGGGACAACAGTCTGCGTCAGCCTGTGCGGCGACCCGCTGCAATCGGGCCGTCTCGGCGAGCGCGACGCTCGCACGGTATTCGCGAATGGCGTCGATGGTCAGCCGTTCAAGTTCAGGTTGCGCCATTTCCCCGAAGATGTGCTCAAGCTCGCAGTTGAGCCCGGCTCCGGGCGAATCATCATCATTGTTCGATGTCACAAATTCTCTCGCAGACTAGGTCCGCGGTGCGCCCCCGCCGACGATAATCCCCTTGATCCCAAGCCGGGGGTTAGAAAACCGCGATTAGACGGTCCCTGTGACCTTTAGCACCGAGGCGCCTGGACATACGTCGCAGGCCCCCGGCCGTTAGGTCAGAGGATCCCGGTGCCGTCACGGCCGGCACCAACCGCTAATCGAGGGGTTTCTAAGCCCCGAGGCAGCGCGTACTGCCCTGCGGGTCTTTATAGATTGAAGAGGGATTCGGCGCCAGCCGTGGAGAATGCGGCGACTTCAACCAAAGTTGGTAGGGTCTGCGGCCAACAGCCCTGGCGACATGAAACGTGCACCGATGGTGACGTCCGTCGCCCGGCACGGGGCGCAGAGGAGAGAATGACGGGCTCGAGCGCGACCTTGCGTCGCCAAGCCTCGTGCGATTACCGATGTGATAGCCTAGCGGCGACCCCACCTCCGCAGATTCGGCCGGATGCGAAGCGCCTGCACACCACCATCAAGGATGCTCTCGGCCGACAGCGCTGCCGCCTATGCACTATATTTGGCTTTCCGGCCGAGGTCGTTGCAATCCGAAGGCTTATTTCGGTTTGTTGACGCCAATGCCGGTCAGATCGATCCTGATGCCCGCCTTGTTGGGATCATCCGGCGCTTTGTCCTGCAGGATCCCATTGTCCGAACGCTTCGCAGGCCTCGCTGCGTCATTCCCGTCCACGGCCTTGTCGTCAGCGTCGGACGCCCCCTTGTGAGGTGGCAGGCTATCGGGATCGGGCTCGTCGAATACATACTTCCCCTCGAAATACCCGCTCTTCCAGGCTTCGATCGCGTCGCCGAACGCCTCGTCGACCGGCGTGCCTGACGATGCGATAGACCTTGCCGAACAGCGCGGTGCCCATCCTGATATTGGCGCAGGCCTCGACGAGGTCGGGCTTGAGCTCGGCGACATCGGTGACGCCGAGGCCGGCCGGATATTGGGTTACCCCAACGCGGACCATCGCCTGGCCAACGTAACGGCGGACCAGCTCCATGGCGTCGTCCGCGGTCTTGGGCGGTGTCACCAGGATGACGCGGTTTCCGGTCCGGACCGTGACGGCAAGCGGATCGGGTACCCCGACCGCGCGGACGAATTTCTCGACGATCGCGGGCTTCAGAGCAGGATCGGCGCATTGGTGAATGGTGGCGGCATCGATCATCCGGATCCCCTTCAGGTGTTGAACGAGCGCACGAGCGGCAGCGCGAACAGGCGCGCCCAGGCTTGAGTGCTGGCTTTTTGAATGGCGAGGACGTTGGTGCCGGCGGTCCACCAATCGTTGCCGATGGCGACAAGTATGTCGGGCGACTGGAGCATCGACTGCAGGACGGGCCAAACGACCAACTGCTCGTAGCAGATCAAGGGCGCGACGCGCCGGCCGGCTGACTCGACGACGGGGTTGGCAAAGAAGCTGGCCCTGGCGCCGCCGCCCTGCCCCGTCCAGGCGAGCCAGGGTTGCCACATCGAGACCGGCACCGGCATGCGCTCGCCATAGAGCCGGCGAGCGCGACCGGTGCTGATCTCCACCATGGCATTGTCATAGCCTTCGCGATCGACGATCGCGGCACCGGCGATCACCGTGATGTTGGAGCGGCGAAGGCCGTCCATCCAGAAGCCGCTCGTGGTCGGCGTCCACATCCCGGCCGCACTCTCGGGAAGCACGACAACGCGCGCTCCCGCCGCGCCCGCTTCGCGCACGTGCTGGAGAAGCGCTTGGGATTGAGCGAGATCCGGAGTCCGCCCGAGTGCGCTGCCAAGCTTGGTATCGAGGCCAACCCATCCGCCCGGTTGCGACGGCACGATCCAGTGCGCGGCCGACCAGGCCGAGAGGCTGGCCGCGACGATCGCTGCGATGGGCCACGCGCCGGTCGTCATGGCGACCAGGATCGCCGCGGTCGCGGCCAATCCCC
Coding sequences within it:
- the trbL gene encoding P-type conjugative transfer protein TrbL, encoding MRGIKPGLVLIIVFGIVVAAHPALAQQDGSVLTTLENSVTTAAKGWQTVMQAAKSLFWILAGIEVGLAAVWLAIQTATLDAWFAEMVRRIMFIGFFAFVLDQGPSFAKAVVDSLYQIGAGGGSASPADVFNAGLKVASAMSQNAQFGLFHDNALAIASVFAMVIVVIAFSLVAAIFVAVMVEMYVGLLAGMIMLGLGGSSFTKDFAIRYLVYAFSVGMKLMALVMIAKIGSDALLNLANQTGTSNDAFVGTLAIGGISVVVFIISMYVPSIVQGVVQGVSVGSGMEVVKHGGQAASFAAGSAALVMGGARAGAAGFSSARADGASFGAAALKAMTQGIGTAGGALASATRDQAIGAPGSFGTSTLGLANAKLDQRVAQHRLADLVVAEPSRAAGHVLVLGDREGAAVLADELVLEKMLDS
- a CDS encoding multiubiquitin domain-containing protein, which translates into the protein MSVEVAAHLVRIHINREAFESPDPTTGEALYALAEIPAHQRLYREVDGDKEDKLVPRDGEPIHLKEDEHFYSQKVFDIFVNTDEHQVEKKHITYAQVVELYLGSGGSPSNEYLVKYSHGPAENPSGTLAPGQKVAVKDGMRFRVAGTGES
- a CDS encoding ThiF family adenylyltransferase encodes the protein MACALGLPELASRNPFVRDLEELGYHLDFVGGYFVIYRLPYLDEEGRLKYGDLASTLDLNGAVIDPPTNNHQVWWRGTRPFDQQKRQIRLGGGVHQVTVAPDLITDQSFSFKLQENGTNRDYRSFEEKVQTYLDAITAPAMAAYPEATPLGGIAVKAAAQGSPLRFPDMMSSRYHMNDVSSLLRGKRVAVIGLGGTGSYILDFVARTHLDRISLFDDDKVHVHTIFRIPGFILDAIGSFKVDALARQYGNWHSGIEPVPERITSANIDCLAGFDFVFVSVDDGPARKLIVDWLSARGIPYVDCGMGLDRSLVGLSGFVRITGTDRNAYDGNVGSARLPIENAKENEYRKQAQITELNAMNAVMAVIRFKQHFKLLDRLDEATSYIFDTATMEME
- a CDS encoding DUF6527 family protein, with protein sequence MVSFSYRAVERLPKQLEQGVLYHSPEFEVAALSCACGCGHRVMLLVPDSHQVSQQNGFATVRPSISVCDAPCKSHYIISSGQVQWLAAFSDAMASTTMRRQIARHVDREARLQTWTSWICMAIARMFAKVRETLGL
- a CDS encoding DEAD/DEAH box helicase, whose protein sequence is MSVKAVFVGIDRHRSLEVPELGGAKRDATALWALFTDSVPGLASRLLLDEQATLPDVRDAIVGTLNAADVDDIVIVSFAGHGSPDGSLVLYDTEPSDLAGTALSMTMLAEAFRTTKAKVVLCILDCCFSGHAPARVLETAARPRSAFALTGIFGEGRILLAACAPTEAAWEQPGTGHGLLTYATIQAMTGSAGAPVSFPAVADEIIRLARVEATRIGVTQTPAFLGTVQGGLAFPALVRGANYAAAFPAVPVHRITGSFAELAGAGLPQEIVDQWTATFPAGLNALQIKAVNEFGVLDGKSLLVVAPTSSGKTLVGELAAIRAVAGGKKAVFLLPYRALVNEKFEDFSARFAPAGLRVVRCSGDASDGVAPVLSGRYDLGFFTYEMFLNLALSSPRLLNQLGLVVLDEGQFITDPTRGITVELIFALLLRARQRGVDPQLVVLSAVIGNLNSFDRWLDLPLLTSRNRPVPLIEGVLDRRGTFQFVDVDGTTKTETLIPPGHIVQRRDKPSSQDVIVPLAKQLVAKGEKIIVFRNTRGPAQGCARYLSKELGLRPATDVLSALPTQDLTAASQDLRNCLAGGTAFHNTNLLRAEREAVERGYRALNGQIHVLAATTTLAAGINSPASTVILAENEFVGEDGRPFTIAEYKNMAGRAGRLGYNEIGKAIILADTPVERAQLFQKYVLGRPEDVTSSFQQRDLPTWILRLLSQVRGVRAEEIPGLLTNTFGGYSASLANPHWIRQVESDVASLVDRLLQAGLAERDGDLIRLTLLGRACGSSSLAFESSLRLIELMRQLDIARTDPVRVLGIVQVLAEMDAIYTPVMKRGRAEGIRASQVGQRFGADMAHFLQRYCDGEFEFLARCKRAVILYDWIEGVPVDEIERRYTTTPFQGAVSYGDIARITDGARFHLRSAHQILSALFPSHPDFLLALDGLLRRLEFGLPTDALGLMRLPVALSRGQYLALAATGARSVDAVLSLGAETLIRCVGDAAAEAIGVIEKDGASA
- a CDS encoding DUF6088 family protein translates to MASSTVAQIYNRMSHDAQPSKVWTARDFADTGSRSAVDVALHRLRSDNRIRRVDQGLYDLPRTNQLTKKISPPDYRSVIQAVARRDGAKVLVDGITAANNLGFTNAVPAKVVVWTDARVKPIHLDKMVIDFKKVAASRLVWADRPAAQLVQALIWLRDVLPSDHDKIAKRLKAILNDGDDGQRMRKDLQDHLGDLPDWLIPLVKDILNDATPPAPPPLARTP
- a CDS encoding nucleotidyl transferase AbiEii/AbiGii toxin family protein, whose amino-acid sequence is MSDLQQIIRASADDRRGLFQTTGQRLSCAPENVEKDFWVCWTLDALYNRAGIGERLLFKGGTSLSKAFDLIQRFSEDIDITVIRDDLPGDPFPSDDELRAMGSNKRKRQLDEIKDRCSRYIHGPFQAAL